In Humulus lupulus chromosome 7, drHumLupu1.1, whole genome shotgun sequence, the following are encoded in one genomic region:
- the LOC133788896 gene encoding molybdate transporter 1, with translation MEHQNPSTDKPSTLPAKFLHQVRTNLLFKSKWAELNGAMGDLGTYIPIVLALTLARDLNLGTTLIFTGVYNIITGAIYGVPMPVQPMKSIAAVALSNYDFGIPEIMAAGILTGGVLFVLGVTGLMQLVYKLIPLSIVRGIQLAQGLSFAMTAVKYVRNIQNLPKSKSLGKRPWTGFDGLILAVVCACFIVIINGAGEEQRTQNSNSDSTDDTRDDQDHEQERESLPISRFDQWKKKITLVTIPSAFLVFLLGVVFAFIRKPNLVKDIQFGPSPIEVVRITRRAWRDGFVKGTIPQLPLSVLNSVIAVCKLSSDLFPGKDFTATSVSVTVGLMNVVGCWFGAMPCCHGAGGLAGQYKFGGRSGACVAILGACKSTLGLVMGTSLVAILTQFPVGVLGVLLLFAGIELAITARDMRTKEDSFVVLVCTAVSLVGSSAALGFVCGMFVYGLLSLRKLGSGKSFSAIWMHGSGTP, from the coding sequence ATGGAACACCAAAACCCCTCCACCGATAAACCAAGCACTCTCCCGGCCAAATTCCTCCACCAAGTTCGAACCAATCTACTCTTCAAGTCCAAATGGGCTGAGCTCAACGGCGCCATGGGAGACCTGGGCACTTACATACCCATCGTCCTGGCCCTCACTTTGGCTAGAGATCTCAACCTCGGCACCACCCTCATCTTCACCGGTGTCTATAACATTATCACCGGCGCCATCTACGGCGTCCCCATGCCGGTCCAACCAATGAAGTCCATCGCCGCCGTAGCTTTGTCCAACTATGATTTTGGTATCCCAGAGATTATGGCCGCCGGGATCTTAACTGGCGGAGTCCTCTTCGTACTGGGTGTTACTGGGCTGATGCAGCTCGTTTATAAGCTGATTCCTCTGAGTATCGTTCGTGGGATTCAGCTTGCTCAGGGGTTGTCGTTTGCCATGACGGCAGTGAAGTACGTGCGAAATATTCAGAACCTGCCCAAGTCGAAATCGTTAGGCAAGAGGCCATGGACGGGTTTCGACGGACTAATTTTGGCTGTCGTTTGCGCTTGTTTTATTGTCATAATTAATGGCGCCGGTGAAGAGCAGAGAACCCAAAATTCAAATTCCGATAGTACGGATGATACTAGAGACGACCAAGACCATGAACAGGAACGAGAAAGTCTACCCATTAGCCGATTCGATCAGTGGAAGAAGAAGATTACTTTGGTTACGATTCCTTCGGcatttttggtgttcttgttaGGTGTCGTTTTTGCCTTCATAAGAAAGCCAAATCTCGTTAAAGACATCCAATTTGGCCCTTCACCAATAGAGGTTGTCAGAATAACTCGCCGAGCATGGAGGGACGGGTTCGTCAAGGGAACAATACCGCAACTCCCGCTGTCCGTACTGAACTCCGTCATTGCCGTCTGCAAGCTTTCGTCGGACCTCTTCCCCGGAAAGGATTTCACAGCGACGTCAGTCTCCGTCACAGTGGGGCTGATGAACGTGGTGGGCTGCTGGTTCGGGGCCATGCCATGCTGCCATGGCGCCGGGGGGCTGGCCGGTCAGTACAAGTTTGGCGGAAGGAGCGGTGCATGCGTGGCCATACTCGGTGCGTGCAAATCAACGCTTGGATTGGTGATGGGGACGTCGCTGGTGGCGATACTGACCCAGTTTCCGGTAGGGGTTTTGGGGGTTTTGCTGCTGTTCGCGGGGATTGAGCTTGCGATTACTGCGAGGGACATGAGGACCAAGGAGGACTCGTTCGTGGTTCTCGTCTGTACGGCGGTGTCCCTCGTGGGCTCTAGTGCTGCACTGGGCTTCGTTTGTGGAATGTTTGTTTATGGGCTTCTCAGTCTTAGAAAACTGGGCTCGGGGAAGTCCTTTTCTGCCATATGGATGCATGGGAGTGGGACCCCCTAA